The Mycolicibacterium monacense genome contains the following window.
TCACGCGGCCGGCGCCGACGGTACGGCCACCCTCACGGATGGCGAACCGCAGGCCCTCGTCCATGGCGACGGGCTGGATCAGCTTGACGGAGATGTCGGTGTTGTCACCGGGCATCACCATCTCGGTGCCCTCGGGCAGGGTCACCACGCCGGTCACGTCCGTGGTCCGGAAGTAGAACTGCGGACGGTAGTTGTTGAAGAACGGCGTGTGGCGGCCACCCTCGTCCTTGGACAGGATGTAGACCTGGCCGTCGAACTCGGTGTGCGGGGTGGTGGTGCCGGGCTTGACCACGACCTGGCCGCGCTCGACGTCCTCACGCTTGATACCGCGCAGCAGCAGACCGACGTTGTCACCGGCCTGGCCCTGGTCGAGCAGCTTGCGGAACATCTCGACACCGGTGACCGTGGTCTTGGTGGTGCCGGGGCGGATGCCGACGATCTCGACTTCCTCGTTCACGTTGACCACGCCGCGCTCCACACGACCGGTGACCACGGTGCCGCGGCCGGTGATCGTGAAGACGTCCTCGACGGGCATCAGGAACGGACGGTCGGTGTCGCGGACCGGATCCGGGATCGACTCGTCGACCGCGTCCATGAGCTCCTCGACCGACTTGACCCACTTCTCGTCACCCTCGAGCGCCTTGAGCGCCGAGACGCGCACGACCGGGGCGTCCTCGTCGAAGTCCTGGGCGGCCAGCAGTTCGCGGACCTCCATCTCGACGAGCTCGATGAGCTCCTCGTCGTCGACCGCGTCGGCCTTGTTCAGCGCCACCAGGATGTAGGGGACGCCGACCTGGCGGGCCAGCAGCACGTGCTCGCGGGTCTGCGGCATCGGGCCGTCGGTCGCGGCGACCACCAGGATCGCGCCGTCCATCTGGGCGGCACCGGTGATCATGTTCTTGATGTAGTCAGCGTGACCGGGGGCGTCGACGTGCGCGTAGTGACGCTTC
Protein-coding sequences here:
- the tuf gene encoding elongation factor Tu, which produces MAKAKFERTKPHVNIGTIGHVDHGKTTLTAAITKVLHDKYPELNESRAFDQIDNAPEERQRGITINISHVEYQTEKRHYAHVDAPGHADYIKNMITGAAQMDGAILVVAATDGPMPQTREHVLLARQVGVPYILVALNKADAVDDEELIELVEMEVRELLAAQDFDEDAPVVRVSALKALEGDEKWVKSVEELMDAVDESIPDPVRDTDRPFLMPVEDVFTITGRGTVVTGRVERGVVNVNEEVEIVGIRPGTTKTTVTGVEMFRKLLDQGQAGDNVGLLLRGIKREDVERGQVVVKPGTTTPHTEFDGQVYILSKDEGGRHTPFFNNYRPQFYFRTTDVTGVVTLPEGTEMVMPGDNTDISVKLIQPVAMDEGLRFAIREGGRTVGAGRVTKIHK